In Callospermophilus lateralis isolate mCalLat2 chromosome 10, mCalLat2.hap1, whole genome shotgun sequence, a single genomic region encodes these proteins:
- the Celsr3 gene encoding cadherin EGF LAG seven-pass G-type receptor 3 isoform X2: MARWPLWQGLGGPLTPVLLFLLLLSLFPLSQEELGGGGDQGWDPGVAPAMGPRTQICGGALALCPEPPGAQENGRSGLGVREPVFMGLRGGRQSAWGGRGAPEQREIGQGPGPLLCWRPEVSSCGRRDSHSPEALSPGGSGLGNSLPFRLDLLAQPSGPKPVSFQRDARRSSRKRVGILRCCRELWALGRRGQGERATASQAGRAVPRQDCLPGAVESGPGLDSAPRAARTAPTTGSALLKSRTAPEPVPQRMRSGSVFRRRFLPQRPGPRPPGPPAGPETWRMPSVNRSRPRRAANRHPQFPQYNYQTLVPENEAAGTVVLRVVAQDPDIGEAGRLVYSLAALMNSRSLELFSIDPQSGLIRTAAALDRESMERHYLRVTAQDHGSPRLSATTMVAVTVADRNDHAPVFEQAQYRETLRENVEEGYPILQLRATDGDAPPNANLRYRFVGPPAARTAATAAFEIDSRSGLISTSGRVDREHMESYELVVEASDQGQEPGPRSSTVRVHITVLDENDNVPQFSEKRYVAQVREDVRPHTVVLRVTATDRDKDANGLVHYNIISGNSRGHFAIDSLTGEIQVVAPLDFEAEREYALRIRAQDAGRPPLSNNTGLVSIQVVDINDHTPIFVSTPFQVSVLENAPLGHSVIHIQAVDADHGENARLEYSLTGVAPDTPFVINSATGWVSVSGPLDRESVEHYFFGVEARDHGSPPLSASASVTVTVLDVNDNRPEFTMKEYHLRLNEDAAVGTSVVSVTAVDRDANSAISYQITGGNTRNRFAISTQGGVGLVTLALPLDYKQERYFKLVLTASDRALHDHCYVHINITDANTHRPVFQSAHYSVSMNEDRPVGSTVVVISASDDDVGENARITYLLEDNLPQFRIDADSGAITLQAPLDYEDQVTYTLAITARDNGIPQKADTTYVEVMVNDVNDNAPQFVASHYTGLVSEDAPPFTSVLQISATDRDVHANGRVQYTFQNGEDGDGDFTIEPTSGIVRTVRRLDREAVPVYELTAYAVDRGVPPLRTPVSIQVTVQDVNDNAPVFPAEEFEVRVKENSIVGSVVAQITAVDPDEGPNAHIMYQIVEGNIPELFQMDIFSGELTALIDLDYETRQEYVIVVQATSAPLVSRATVHVRLVDQNDNSPVLNNFQILFNNYVSNRSDTFPSGIIGRIPAYDPDVSDHLFYSFERGNELQLLVVNQTSGELRLSRKLDNNRPLVASMLVTVTDGLHSVTAQCVLRVVIITEELLANSLTVRLENMWQERFLSPLLGHFLEGVAAVLATPTEDVFIFNIQNDTDVGGTVLNVSFSALAPRGAGAGAAGPWFSSEELQEQLYVRRAALAARSLLDVLPFDDNVCLREPCENYMKCVSVLRFDSSAPFLASTSTLFRPIQPIAGLRCRCPPGFTGDFCETELDLCYSNPCRNGGACAQREGGYTCVCRPRFTDCELDTEAGRCVPGICRNGGTCTDAPTGGFRCQCPAGGAFEGPRCEVAARSFPPSSFVMFRGLRQRFHLTLSLSFATVQPSGLLFYNGRLNEKHDFLALELVAGQVRLTYSTGESNTVVSPTIPGGLSDGQWHTVHLKYYNKPRTDALGGAQGPSKDKVAVLSVDDCNVAVALQFGAEIGNYSCAAAGVQTSSKKSLDLTGPLLLGGVPNLPENFPVSHKDFIGCMRDLHIDGRRVDMAAFVANNGTMAGCQAKLHFCDSSPCKNSGFCSERWGGFSCDCPVGFGGKDCRLTMAHPYHFHGNSTLSWDFGSDMAVTVPWYLGLAFRTWAMHGVLMQVQIGPHSTLLCQLDRGLLSVMVTRGSGRAAYLLLDQVTVNDGRWHDVRLELQEEPGGRRGHHVFMISLDFSLFRDTMAVGSELQGLKVKQLHVGGLPHSSKEDVPQGLVGCIQGVWLGSTPLGSPALLPPTHRVNVEPGCVVTNACASGPCPPHADCRDLWQTFSCTCQPGYYGPGCVDACLLNPCQNQGSCRHLPGAPHGYTCDCTSGYFGHHCEHRMDQQCPRGWWGSPTCGPCNCDVHKGFDPSCNKTNGQCHCKEFHYRPRGSDSCFPCDCYPVGSTSRSCAPHSGQCPCRPGALGRQCNSCDSPFAEVTASGCRVLYDACPKSLRSGVWWPQTKFGVLATVPCPRGALGAAVRLCDEDRGWLEPDLFNCTSPAFRELSLLLDGLELNKTALDTVEAKKLAQRLREVTGHTDRYFSQDVRVTARLLAYLLAFESHQQGFGLTATQDAHFNENLLWTGSALLAPETGNLWAALGQRAPEDSPGSAGLMQHLEEYAATLARNMELTYLNPVGLVTPNIMLSIDRLEHPSSTRGARRYPRYHSNLFRGQDAWDPHTHVLLPSQTPRSFPSEVLPTSSNMENSTASSVVPSSAPPEPEPESGISIVILLVYRTLGGLLPAQFQAERRGARLPQNPVMNSPVVSVAVFHGRNFLKGVLESPISLEFRLLQTANRSKAICVQWDPPGPVDQHGTWTARDCELVHRNGSHARCRCSRTGTFGVLMDASPRERLEGDLELLAVFTHVVVAVSVAALVLTAAVLLSLRSLKSNVRGIHANVAAALGVAELLFLLGIHRTHNQLVCTAVAILLHYFFLSTFAWLLVEGLHLYRMQVEPRNVDRGAMRFYHTLGWGVPAVLLGLAVGLDPEGYGNPDFCWISIHEPLIWSFAGPVILVIVMNGTMFLLAARTSCSTGQRETKKTSVLTLRSSFLLLLLVSASWLFGLLAVNHSILAFHYLHAGLCGLQGLAVLLLFCVLNADARAAWTPACLRRKAAPEETRPAPGTGPGAYNNTALFEESGLIRITLGASTVSSVSSARSGRTQDQDSQRGRGYLRDNVLVRHGSAADHTNHSLQAHAGPTDLDVAMFHRDAGADSDSDSDLSLEEERSLSIPSSESEDNGRTRGRFQRPLRRAAQSERLLTHPKDVDGNDLLSYWPALGECEAAPCALQTWGSERRLGLDTSKDTANNNHPDLALTSGDETSLGQAQRQRKGILKNPLQYPLVPQTRGAPELSWCRAATLGHRAVPAASYGRIYAGGGTGSLSQPASRYSSREQLDLLLRRQLSRERLEEAPVPVLHPLSRPGSQEHLDAALGRLEPRARGSTLPRRQPPRDYPGATAGRFGSRDALDLGAPREWLSTLPPPRLTRDLDPQHPTLPLSPQRQLSKDPLLPSRPLDSLSRSSNSREQLDQVPSRHSSREALGPPPQLLRAREEPTSGPSHGPSTEQLDILSSILASFNSSALSSVQSSSTPSGPHTTATPSATASVLGPSTPRSATSHSISELSPDSEVPRSEGHS; this comes from the exons ATGGCGAGGTGGCCGCTATGGCAGGGTCTCGGGGGACCGTTGACCCCGGTACtcctgttccttctcctcctctctttGTTCCCTCTCAGCCAGGAGGAGCTGGGGGGTGGCGGAGACCAGGGCTGGGACCCGGGGGTAGCTCCTGCTATGGGACCAAGGACGCAGATCTGCGGCGGAGCCTTGGCTCTTTGTCCCGAGCCGCCTGGGGCTCAGGAGAATGGGAGATCTGGCCTGGGAGTTAGGGAGCCTGTCTTCATGGGGCTCCGAGGGGGAAGGCAAAGCGCTTGGGGAGGCCGAGGGGCCCCTGAGCAGCGAGAGATAGGTCAGGGACCAGGGCCCCTGTTGTGCTGGCGCCCAGAGGTCTCCTCTTGCGGACGGAGAGATAGTCATTCGCCAGAGGCTCTGTCCCCAGGGGGGTCTGGTTTAGGGAACAGCTTGCCCTTCCGTTTGGACCTCCTGGCCCAGCCCAGTGGTCCAAAGCCAGTGTCCTTCCAGCGTGACGCTAGGAGAAGCTCCCGCAAAAGAGTGGGAATCTTGCGTTGTTGCAGGGAATTGTGGGCGCTAGGGCGCAGGGGTCAGGGCGAGAGAGCCACAGCATCCCAAGCGGGCAGGGCAGTCCCTCGGCAGGACTGTCTTCCCGGGGCTGTGGAATCTGGGCCCGGACTGGATTCAGCACCTCGTGCGGCGAGGACAGCTCCTACAACGGGTTCAGCACTCCTCAAGTCTCGGACAGCTCCGGAGCCTGTGCCGCAGCGCATGCGCTCGGGTAGTGTCTTCCGCCGCCGCTTCCTTCCGCAGCGCCCGGGGCCGCGCCCCCCGGGACCGCCCGCGGGTCCTGAAACCTGGCGAATGCCTTCAGTGAACAGGTCACGCCCCCGTCGCGCAGCAAACCGCCACCCGCAGTTTCCTCAGTACAACTACCAGACCCTGGTGCCCGAGAATGAGGCGGCAGGCACCGTGGTGCTACGCGTGGTGGCGCAGGACCCGGATATCGGTGAGGCTGGGCGCCTAGTCTACTCGCTGGCGGCGCTCATGAACAGCCGCTCGCTGGAACTTTTCAGCATTGACCCGCAGAGCGGCCTCATCCGCACAGCTGCCGCTCTGGACCGGGAGAGTATGGAGCGCCACTACCTGCGTGTGACAGCGCAGGATCACGGTTCACCACGCCTATCAGCCACCACCATGGTGGCCGTGACAGTAGCCGACCGCAATGACCACGCGCCGGTGTTTGAGCAGGCTCAGTACCGGGAAACACTTCGTGAGAATGTGGAAGAGGGTTACCCCATCCTGCAGTTGCGTGCCACAGACGGCGATGCGCCCCCCAATGCCAACCTGCGCTACCGCTTTGTGGGGCCTCCAGCTGCACGCACTGCAGCAACAGCAGCTTTTGAGATTGATTCGCGCTCTGGCCTCATCAGCACCAGCGGCCGCGTAGACCGTGAGCACATGGAAAGCTACGAACTGGTGGTAGAGGCCAGCGACCAGGGCCAGGAGCCCGGGCCACGCTCGTCCACCGTTCGTGTACATATAACAGTGCTTGATGAGAATGACAACGTGCCCCAATTCAGCGAGAAGCGCTACGTGGCTCAGGTACGCGAAGATGTGCGCCCCCATACGGTGGTGCTACGTGTCACAGCCACAGATAGGGATAAGGACGCCAATGGTTTGGTGCACTACAACATCATCAGTGGTAACAGCCGTGGCCACTTTGCTATTGACAGCCTCACGGGTGAGATACAAGTAGTGGCACCTTTGGACtttgaagcagagagagagtatGCCTTGCGTATTCGGGCGCAAGATGCAGGCCGGCCACCCTTGTCCAACAACACAGGCCTGGTCAGCATTCAGGTGGTAGACATCAATGACCACACTCCTATCTTTGTCAGCACACCCTTCCAGGTCTCTGTTCTGGAAAATGCACCCCTCGGCCATTCAGTCATCCACATTCAGGCAGTGGATGCAGACCATGGGGAGAATGCCAGATTGGAGTATTCCCTAACTGGTGTGGCACCTGATACACCATTTGTAATAAACAGTGCCACTGGCTGGGTTTCTGTGAGTGGTCCCCTGGACCGTGAGTCTGTGGAGCATTACTTTTTTGGTGTAGAGGCTCGAGACCATGGCTCACCCCCACTGTCTGCCTCAGCCAGTGTCACAGTGACTGTGCTAGATGTTAATGACAATCGGCCTGAGTTCACCATGAAAGAATACCACCTTCGGCTGAATGAGGATGCGGCTGTAGGCACCAGTGTGGTCAGTGTGACTGCTGTGGACCGTGATGCCAACAGTGCCATCAGTTACCAGATCACAGGTGGAAACACCCGGAATCGTTTTGCCATCAGCACCCAAGGGGGTGTGGGTCTGGTAACACTGGCTCTGCCACTGGATTACAAACAGGAACGCTATTTCAAACTGGTGCTTACTGCATCTGACCGTGCCCTTCATGACCACTGCTATGTGCATATTAATATCACAGATGCCAATACTCACCGGCCTGTCTTTCAAAGTGCTCACTACTCGGTGAGTATGAATGAGGATCGGCCAGTGGGTAGCACTGTGGTGGTCATCAGTGCCTCTGATGATGATGTGGGTGAGAATGCTCGAATCACCTATCTTCTGGAGGACAACCTGCCCCAGTTCCGTATTGATGCAGATTCAGGGGCCATTACACTACAGGCCCCGTTGGACTATGAGGACCAAGTGACCTATACACTGGCCATTACTGCTCGGGACAATGGCATCCCACAGAAAGCAGATACCACTTATGTAGAGGTGATGGTTAATGACGTGAATGACAATGCACCACAGTTTGTGGCCTCCCACTATACAGGGTTGGTCTCTGAGGATGCTCCACCTTTCACAAGTGTCCTGCAGATCTCAGCCACTGACCGGGATGTTCATGCCAATGGCCGGGTCCAGTACACTTTCCAGAATGGGGAAGATGGGGATGGAGATTTTACCATTGAGCCCACTTCTGGCATTGTCCGGACTGTGAGGCGGCTGGACCGGGAGGCAGTACCAGTATATGAGTTGACTGCCTATGCAGTGGACCGTGGTGTGCCCCCACTTCGGACTCCAGTCAGTATCCAGGTGACAGTGCAAGATGTGAATGACAATGCACCTGTTTTTCCAGCTGAGGAGTTTGAAGTGCGAGTGAAGGAGAACAGTATTGTGGGCTCAGTGGTGGCCCAGATCACTGCAGTAGACCCTGATGAAGGACCCAATGCCCATATAATGTACCAGATTGTAGAGGGGAACATCCCTGAGCTGTTCCAAATGGACATCTTTTCTGGAGAGTTGACAGCACTCATTGACTTGGACTATGAGACTCGTCAGGAATATGTGATTGTGGTACAAGCCACATCTGCTCCTCTGGTCAGCCGGGCCACCGTTCATGTCCGCCTAGTTGACCAAAATGACAACAGTCCTGTGCTCAATAACTTCCAGATCCTCTTCAACAACTATGTATCAAACCGCTCAGACACCTTCCCCTCAGGCATCATTGGGCGTATCCCAGCTTATGATCCTGATGTCTCTGATCACCTCTTCTACTCCTTTGAGCGTGGCAATGAGCTGCAGCTGCTTGTGGTCAACCAAACCAGTGGGGAACTGCGACTCAGCAGAAAGCTAGATAACAACCGCCCACTGGTAGCCTCCATGTTGGTGACTGTCACAG ATGGCCTACACAGTGTGACAGCGCAGTGTGTGCTGCGGGTGGTCATCATCACGGAGGAACTGCTGGCTAACAGCCTGACTGTACGTCTAGAGAACATGTGGCAGGAGCGCTTTCTGTCACCGCTCCTGGGCCACTTCCTGGAAGGCGTGGCTGCTGTGCTCGCCACACCCACCGAGGACGTCTTCATCTTCAACATACAGAATGACACAGATGTCGGGGGCACGGTGCTTAATGTGAGCTTCTCTGCTCTAGCACCTCGTGGGGCGGGGGCGGGCGCTGCTGGGCCCTGGTTTAGCTCTGAGGAACTTCAGGAGCAGCTGTACGTTCGTCGTGCTGCACTTGCTGCCCGCTCTCTGCTTGATGTCCTGCCCTTTGACGATAACGTGTGCCTGCGTGAGCCCTGTGAGAACTATATGAAATGTGTGTCGGTGCTCCGCTTTGACTCATCCGCACCCTTCCTGGCCTCCACCTCTACGCTCTTCCGACCCATCCAGCCTATCGCGGGCCTGCGCTGCCGCTGCCCGCCTGGCTTCACTGGTGACTTCTGCGAGACTGAGCTGGACCTCTGCTACTCGAACCCATGCCGGAATGGCGGCGCCTGCGCGCAGCGAGAAGGCGGCTACACCTGCGTTTGCCGTCCGCGCTTTACTG ACTGCGAGCTGGACACCGAGGCCGGACGCTGCGTGCCCGGCATATGCCGCAACGGGGGCACCTGTACTGATGCGCCCACTGGCGGCTTCCGCTGCCAGTGTCCTGCGGGCGGCGCCTTCGAGGGCCCTCGCTGTGAGGTGGCTGCACGCTCGTTCCCGCCCAGTTCGTTCGTCATGTTCCGTGGCCTGCGGCAGCGCTTCCACCTCACGCTGTCCCTCTC GTTTGCGACGGTGCAGCCCAGCGGGTTACTCTTCTATAATGGGCGCCTGAATGAGAAGCATGACTTTCTGGCCCTGGAACTCGTGGCTGGCCAAGTGCGGCTCACATATTCCACTG GTGAATCCAATACAGTGGTCAGCCCCACAATTCCAGGGGGCCTGAGTGATGGGCAGTGGCATACAGTGCATCTAAAATACTACAACAAG CCCCGGACAGATGCCCTAGGGGGTGCTCAGGGCCCCTCCAAGGACAAGGTTGCTGTGTTGAGTGTGGATGACTGCAATGTGGCTGTAGCTCTGCAGTTTGGTGCTGAAATTGGCAACTACTCATGTGCTGCTGCTGGTGTACAAACAAGCTCCAAGAA GTCCCTGGACCTGACGGGCCCTCTGCTCCTGGGGGGTGTCCCCAACCTCCCCGAGAACTTCCCCGTGTCCCACAAGGACTTCATTGGCTGTATGCGAGACCTGCATATTGATGGCCGCCGAGTGGACATGGCGGCCTTCGTTGCAAACAATGGCACCATGGCAG GCTGCCAGGCCAAGCTGCACTTTTGTGACTCAAGCCCTTGCAAGAATAGTGGCTTCTGCTCAGAGCGCTGGGGTGGCTTCAGTTGTGACTGCCCTGTGGGCTTTGGTGGCAAAGACTGTCGGCTCA CCATGGCCCATCCCTACCATTTCCATGGCAACAGCACACTGAGCTGGGACTTTGGAAGTGACATGGCTGTGACTGTGCCATGGTACCTGGGGCTAGCATTTCGGACATGGGCGATGCACGGGGTCCTGATGCAAGTACAGATTGGGCCTCACAGCACGCTTCTCTGCCAG CTAGATCGAGGGTTGCTATCTGTGATGGTAACCAGGGGTTCAGGCCGTGCTGCCTACCTCCTGCTAGACCAAGTGACTGTCAATGATGGCCGATGGCATGATGTGCGGCTGGAGTTACAGGAGGAGCCAGGTGGCCGGCGGGGCCACCACGTCTTCATGATCTCACTGGACTTCAGCCTCTTCCGG GACACCATGGCAGTGGGGAGTGAACTGCAGGGCCTGAAGGTAAAGCAACTCCACGTGGGAGGCCTGCCCCACAGCAGTAAGGAGGATGTTCCTCAGGGTCTGGTCGGCTGTATCCAG GGGGTATGGCTTGGTTCTACACCCTTGGGGTCCCCAGCCCTGCTACCCCCAACCCACCGAGTGAATGTGGAGCCTGGCTGTGTCGTGACCAACGCCTGTGCATCTGGGCCCTGCCCACCCCACGCTGACTGCCGAGATCTCTGGCAGACTTTTTCCTGTACCTGCCAGCCAG GTTACTATGGCCCAGGCTGTGTGGATGCCTGCCTCTTGAACCCTTGTCAGAACCAGGGTTCATGCCGGCACCTCCCAGGAGCCCCCCATGGGTATACCTGTGACTGTACAAGTGGCTATTTTGGTCACCACTGTGAACACAG GATGGACCAGCAATGCCCACGGGGCTGGTGGGGGAGCCCAACATGTGGTCCCTGCAACTGTGATGTTCACAAGGGCTTTGACCCCAGCTGCAACAAGACAAATGGGCAGTGTCATTGCAAG GAGTTCCACTATCGACCACGGGGCAGTGACTCATGCTTCCCTTGTGACTGCTACCCTGTTGGTTCCACTTCGCGATCATGTGCACCCCACAGTGGACAGTGCCCCTGCCGCCCAGGAGCCCTTGGCCGCCAGTGCAACAGCTGTGACAGTCCTTTTGCTGAGGTGACAGCCAGCGGCTGCCGGG TGCTCTATGATGCCTGCCCCAAGTCCCTGAGATCGGGTGTGTGGTGGCCCCAAACCAAGTTTGGTGTCTTGGCCACAGTGCCCTGTCCCCGGGGGGCCCTAG GTGCTGCTGTGAGGCTATGTGATGAGGATCGGGGTTGGCTGGAGCCTGACCTCTTCAACTGTACCTCCCCTGCCTTTCGAGAGCTCAGTCTGCTG CTGGATGGCCTAGAGCTGAACAAGACAGCACTGGATACTGTGGAGGCCAAGAAGCTGGCTCAACGGCTACGGGAGGTGACTGGCCACACTGACCGCTACTTTAGCCAAGATGTCCGAGTCACTGCCCGCCTGTTGGCCTACCTACTGGCCTTTGAGAGCCATCAGCAGGGCTTTGGGCTGACAGCCACACAAGATGCCCATTTCAATGAG AATTTGCTGTGGACTGGCTCTGCACTGCTTGCTCCAGAGACAGGGAACTTGTGGGCAGCGCTGGGGCAGCGGGCCCCTGAGGACTCCCCAGGCAGTGCAGGGCTGATGCAGCATCTGGAGGAATATGCAGCCACACTTGCAAGGAATATGGAACTCACATACCTGAATCCTGTGGGACTGGTGACACCCAATATCA TGCTCAGCATTGACCGCCTGGAGCATCCTAGTTCAACTCGGGGGGCCCGTCGCTACCCCCGCTACCACAGCAACCTTTTTCGGGGCCAAGATGCCTGGGATCCTCATACTCATGTGCTGCTGCCTTCCCAGACTCCACGGTCTTTCCCATCTGAAG TTCTTCCCACAAGTAGCAACATGGAAAACTCTACTGCCTCAAGTGTGGTTCCTTCATCAGCCCCTCCAGAGCCTGAGCCCGAATCTGGGATCTCCATTGTCATCCTCCTCGTGTACCGCACCTTGGGGGGGCTACTCCCTGCCCAGTTCCAAGCTGAGCGCCGGGGTGCCAG GCTTCCTCAGAACCCTGTTATGAACTCCCCGGTGGTCAGCGTGGCTGTGTTCCATGGACGCAACTTCCTAAAGGGTGTTTTGGAGTCCCCCATTAGCCTTGAGTTCCGCCTTCTGCAGACAGCGAATCGGAGCAAGGCGATCTGCGTGCAGTGGGACCCACCTGGCCC GGTGGACCAGCATGGCACATGGACAGCACGGGACTGTGAGCTGGTGCACAGGAATGGGTCCCACGCACGGTGTCGCTGCAGCCGAACGGGCACCTTTGGTGTTCTCATGGATGCCTCCCCCCGTGAG CGGCTAGAAGGTGACTTGGAGCTTCTGGCTGTGTTCACCCATGTGGTTGTGGCAGTATCTGTGGCTGCACTAGTATTGACTGCAGCTGTCCTGCTGAGCCTACGCAGTCTCAAGTCCAACGTGCGTGGGATCCATGCCAATGTAGCAGCTGCCCTGGGGGTGGCAGAGCTTCTCTTCCTGCTGGGGATTCACAGGACCCATAACCAG CTGGTGTGCACTGCGGTTGCCATCCTCCTACACTACTTCTTCCTCAGCACCTTTGCATGGCTCCTGGTAGAGGGCCTGCATCTCTACCGCATGCAGGTTGAGCCCCGCAATGTGGACCGCGGTGCAATGCGCTTCTACCACACTCTGGGCTGGGGTGTCCCTGCTGTGCTGCTGG GCCTTGCTGTTGGCCTGGATCCTGAGGGCTACGGGAACCCTGACTTCTGCTGGATCTCCATCCATGAACCCCTCATCTGGAGTTTTGCTGGCCCTGTTATCCTTGTCATTGTG ATGAATGGGACCATGTTTCTCCTTGCTGCCCGCACATCCTGCTCcacaggacagagggaaaccaagaAGACCTCTGTGCT GACCCTTCGCAGCTCTTTTCTGCTCCTCCTGCTGGTCAGTGCCTCCTGGCTCTTTGGCCTCCTGGCAGTCAACCACAGCATCCTGGCCTTCCACTACCTCCATGCTGGACTCTGTGGCCTCCAG GGCCTGGCAGTGCTGCTGCTCTTTTGTGTCCTGAATGCAGATGCTCGGGCTGCCTGGACACCAGCCTGTCTGAGAAGGAAGGCAGCACCAGAGGAGACAAGGCCAGCACCTGGGACG GGGCCTGGGGCCTACAATAACACGGCCCTCTTTGAAGAGAGTGGCCTCATCCGCATCACTCTTGGTGCTTCCACCGTCTCCTCAGTGAGCAGTGCCCGCTCTGGCCGGACCCAGGACCAGGACAGCCAGCGGGGCCGAGGCTACCTCAG GGACAATGTTCTGGTTCGACATGGCTCAGCTGCTGACCACACTAACCACAGCCTCCAGGCTCATGCTGGCCCCACTGACCTGGACGTGGCCATGTTCCATCGAGATGCTG GTGCAGACTCTGACTCTGACAGTGACCTGTCTTTGGAGGAGGAAAGGAGTCTGTCTATCCCATCTTCAGAAAGCGAGGACAATGGTCGGACACGAGGGCGTTTCCAGCGTCCGCTCCGACGGGCAGCCCAGAGTGAGAGGCTCCTCACCCACCCTAAAG ATGTGGATGGCAATGACCTCCTGTCCTACTGGCCAGCCCTGGGGGAATGCGAGGCAGCCCCCTGTGCTCTGCAGACATGGGGCTCTGAAAGGCGCCTGGGGCTGGACACCAGCAAAGATACAGCCAACAACAACCATCCAGATCTGGCCCTGACCAGCGGGGACGAAACATCCCTGGGCCAAGCCCAGCGCCAGAGGAAAG GCATCCTGAAGAACCCATTGCAATACCCACTGGTACCACAGACCCGAGGTGCTCCTGAGCTGTCCTGGTGCCGAGCGGCCACCTTGGGTCACCGTGCTGTGCCAGCTGCCTCTTATGGTCGCATCTATGCTGGTGGGGGCACAGGCAGCCTTTCACAGCCAGCCAGTCGCTACTCTTCTCGAGAACAACTGGATCTGCTCCTACGGCGGCAGCTGAGCCGTGAGAGACTAGAGGAAGCCCCTGTCCCTGTTCTGCATCCCCTGAGCCGGCCAGGTTCCCAGGAACACCTGGATGCTGCATTAGGCCGCTTAGAGCCCAGAGCTCGGGGCAGCACCCTGCCACGGAGGCAGCCACCCCGAGATTACCCTGGAGCCACAGCTGGTCGCTTTGGGTCACGGGATGCACTGGACTTAGGAGCACCCCGAGAATGGCTGAGCACACTGCCCCCACCCCGTCTCACTCGGGACCTTGACCCACAGCACCCTACTCTGCCCCTGTCTCCCCAGCGGCAACTCTCAAAGGACCCCCTCTTGCCATCTCGGCCCCTGGACTCTCTGTCCAGGAGCTCGAACTCTCGGGAGCAGCTGGACCAAGTGCCTAGTAGGCACTCCTCAAGAGAGGCCCTTGGACCACCCCCTCAGCTGCTCAGAGCTAGGGAGGAGCCAACCAGTGGCCCAAGCCATGGCCCCTCCACAGAGCAGCTGGACATTCTCTCCTCCATCCTCGCCTCTTTCAACTCTTCAGCTCTTTCCTCTGTGCAGTCCTCAAGCACGCCCTCTGGCCCTCACACCACTGCCACCCCTTCTGCCACAGCCTCTGTACTTGGGCCTTCCACACCTCGCTCTGCCACGTCCCACAGCATCTCAGAGTTGTCACCGGACTCAGA GGTTCCCAGAAGTGAGGGTCACTCCTGA